GTTTGTGTCACATGCCccattgttaatttttttcccTCTTCTTACCCTGTAGTTTTCAGAACTTCTTATTTTGGAATATTGTTTTTCAACTGATAATTACTCTTTGCAAAGCAGAGAAGCGCACAGTTTCACCACATCGTTTTCCATTATTACGTTCTGGGTCTGTGTCGAGTAGGCCGACAACCCCAAATAGCAGTAGGCCTACCACTCCAAGTTCAGCAGCTACTGCAAGACGACGGGTGAGTTTGAGTTAACTTCATCTATCATATTATAAGTTGAGAAATTGCAGATAAATCTGCATAAAATGACTTGTGAAATCTCATGaactcttttaatatttaaaaatagtcTTCTTGATCTATTTTTAGCATAAACTTTTTCTAATGCTTCTTCCAGTATCCTTCCGAGCCTCGAAAATCAGCTTCAATGCGTATCCAACCTGGAACAGAGAATTCTAAAGACATTGAGCAATACCCCAGCAAAAGTAAACGTCTTCTCAAGGCCTTGCTAAGCCGGCGAAAATCCAAGAAAGACGAAATGCTATATACTTATTTGGACGAATACTGAAACGAAAAAGTGATGCCGGTGCAAAGAAAAGCAGCCAAGGTTGCTGGAACAATGATGAACTTGGCTTTCCTGGTTTTCTCTTCGTTCAGACGtttaaacctttttttttttttttattttctcgatCAGTAGCTATTTCATCATGTAAGTTAAAATTTCCTTTGAGGTGCAATAGTGTTGTTTGCAGGGTGCACCATTCTACAAGTGTTCTATAGTAATGCATGTTTTGATTTGAATAGGAATGTTAATTTGTTCCTTCATTGATATTCTGCCATTTGTAatcatttctttatatatatgagTTTTCTCAGAATTATTGTTCACATCCCTTTTCTATACTGATTtgtaaattaactattataattttattttattttattttatttttaaaagattttttaatatttaataaaatttaatatttttaaaataaatataattaaaaaattaattaaaaaaatatttttcttaatgcGTTGACTGAACAATTATGAAACGGATAAAATACTgatgatattataattttatattttctttattaaaaaacataatATTATATCAACCTCATGTCTGTGCTGCTAAAATAATGAGTCTCCTGTTGTAGGCATGATCCTGTAATCAAGTGCCTATGCCATGTGAGAAGAGAGGGAGAATAATGgcattttctaaaatgtttataataattaattttattataataataaagttaatttttaattggttattaaaataataagctaataaagttatttttttattatctcaaaattattattcacttttaatttttatattataataatataaaattaattttttaacatatataaaatttataaaactgagagaatataaaataataaaaattaaattataactataatgagtaaaaataatataaaattttttcacacactctttagttttaaaaatgcTCGTAATACTTCATGTGTATTCTTCTTTTGTCATCATCAATGAAATTCTcacttaaattaataaaaattttccatgaaaataaataaaaaactttatACTATGAATAAGGTAAAATCTAaaagaggggaaaaaaaaatctttaatataGTACTTCTTCCTGTTGGCAATTGCCTAGAAGTGTGCACATGCAATAATGAGGTTATTCTGCATAAATTGAATTGTTGTGGGCAAGACTAGAAATTTCATTATGGCAGATATCAACAAAGTTCAACAGTTACTTAtaacttttaaaagaaaatttgaagGTTAAAATTTGATGTTTGGTAGAAGaaaatttgaattcttttttggTATTTTGTTGAAATAAGGAaacttttttatactttttttttatataaatttaaatttaatagtatattttatttattttatagattttataaatttattgtagTTATTCATTAATAACATAATTTATTCATATActtaattactaaaattttgaaattaaatttatttattcaataaccTTAAAATGGCTAttgagttatttttattttaagggCTTAAATGTctgtttcattttaatttacaaGCAGATTAAAACTTAACGATAACAGGATTATAAACTTAAGCAgctattttaaaagtttaaaggGCTTAAACAACTATATTAAAAAGTTCAAACCAACTGAAAACTTTTCAGTTTTATTTGATTTGGTTCTCTAAAAagttcggttcaatttgattgagaaaaataagaaTTTCAATTATCCCAACCTTTTTTGGTTTCGCTCGGCTCGAAACCGAATCAATTGATGGTCCAGCCAAAACCACTCAACAGAGCGTTGTTGTCGCTCCACCACCTAATTAACAACCACTTCTCTGAAGGTGAGAATACTATTAAAGGCCTAGCTTCTCATCAAGCaaagctcaacacaggttatgaaCTCCAAGAAAGAACACGAGACTCCGAAAGCAAAGAATCTGCAGGCTTCACTTAATGAACAAACAGGCTTTGGGAGGTGACAGTTTAGCTCACCGGCTTCTCAATATCAACCGATAGAGGCAGCGAACTAAGGACAAAACCAAGTCTTTGAGAGAACTCTCTCTCTAGAAAGCTAAATAGAGACTTTGAAACTGTCTTCCTTGAAGCCCCATATCTGCTGAAAATATGtttaataaaacaattcatcTCATTCATTTGTAAACTTGGATCAGACCAAGCCTAGGTCAAATGTGAAAAATTCTAAACCTGACCAGGAACAACCCAAACCAAGCTAGGCAGGCAATAGCTCCGTAAATGCATGTGAAAATAAACAGAATTCTCATCAGAATGGTGTGCATATACACTTACTTGAACTGAGAAAAAGTGCATATTAATGCCTTAAAAAATCAGCAAGTGCCAGGTATCAATTACAATTACATAACAGTACAGCTAATTGGTTGATAATAATTGACATTACAATGTTATTTTCCTTCCCCAAATTCTTCAATTGTTTTAGTTGCAAGTGTAAGGATGTCCGTGAAAGCAGAAAATGATGCTCGAAGAAATCTGGCCTCCACTGCCTCGAAGTGCCTGTCAACAGCGACGaaaaaatagaaatagaaattaattagaAGGTGGGAGCCTATTATATTAATTAGATTGATTGCAGTTAGATAGAGAACAGAAACACATCTACCAAAATCAACACTCCAAGGGGTCATCATAAGAACTTTAGAATGTCTATCAGGAGGGTTTTAGGTTAACCTACAGTCATGGCGAAGGAAAGCTATCCTTCATTGTTTAGctcattcaaatttcaattcatCAAAAGaacaaaaggaaaagaagagaaaaggctaCCTGACAAAATTTAAACTGTAAGATGAATTACTTTACTTGGATCAAGTTTTCAGAGATTAATTAGGCTAGATAGATTAGAAACGCTGGATGATGATCAATAGATCTATACATCAGTATTAGTTGTCACACAACATATCATTAAAACGGTTACCTACTCGTTCTCATTTCAACTTTTACAAAAAGAACTCTTAACTACAGTTGTCCCTTCGGTATTGTTTTAAACATACCTTGTAACGACTACACAAAATGGAAGCAAACAGGAAGTTTTCAACTTATAAAGTTGTTTAAATCTGTTAAACCATGTTTGATATCCAGTTAAATTcaatgtgtaatctctctctctctctctctcactcacTCACTCACTCACTCACTCACTCACTCTCATTTCAACTTTTACAAAAAGAACTCTTAACTACAGTTGTCCCTTCAGTATTGTTTTAAACATACCTTGTAATGGCTACACAAAATGGAAGCAAACAAGAAGTTTTCAACTTATAAAGTTGTTTAAATCTGTTAGACCATGGTTGATATCCAGTTAAATTcaatgtgtaatctctctctctctctctctctctctcacactcTTCCCCTCCCCCCGTCCCCCTTCTTCTTACTCTTCCGATTCTAGTGTGGATACTCTCTGTTTTgataaaaagataatttataaCAATCACAAACTTCAATGCTATTCAGAAAGTAAATCCTTAAGATTCAGCTACTATTTTTAAGAAGCAAGTGTAGAAAATACATCAGTCACAACTGAGATAAACTCACACTGACAACTTCCCACCAGAGATTGACATGTGTCTTTTCACTTTGTCTGGCTGCAGCTGCAATTGAACCATTTTTCTTtaatcatttataaaaaaaagtttaacaAAAAAGTCTAGCAAAAGAACAATAACTGGAGAAAATTTCTAATAATCACCTCTTTATCAACAGCTAAGGCCGCATGAACAATGGAAGCATTCTCCTCAGACCCAAAATCTACTTCCAAGTCACTGCAAATGATTATTTATTTACATCAAACAATGTCATATAAAGTAATTCTGGCAGGTAAGGAAATATATCTATAGTGTTGTATAATTAAATAGATCTAAGGTCAAGGAAAGAGATGACAATAAAAAATTCTTTGGGATTACATAAATGTTATGAAACCAATGCCATCTCACCACATGCTTTCTGAACTTTTCAACATAGAGATCCCACCAAGGTTAGtttcatttttcaaaatcaGCAAACATTATATTGATATTCTCATCATTTTAGTACCGATATTCACATCTCTAGCCAGCTTGAATAACTATCTTTGAACAGCAAATGCTAAGGAAACCTAGTCTGGAATCCAACAATTGTTACGAGAAAATAGTGAAGTTTCCTGTGATAAATTCAGGGCCATAGCATCGTACCTAATAACACATAATGCCCACGCTACTAATATTTAATCTCTTCTAACAATATCCAAGCGCTACACTGGTTTACTCAATCTGTTTACAGTTGTCATACTTGAAAACTACAGTGTTAAAATTCGTAAAGAACCaaaatttcaaaagaaaaagattTAATTCCCTGTTCTAAAAAATAATCTTTCTATTTGAGAAAAGAAATAATGATAATGAGCAGGTTTCTTCTACCtccttttaatgaatttttattttttataccctggggaaaaaaaaacttaggtttttctttagttttatacgagaaaataaaaaaaaggctcACTGCTAAGAGATTCCATCATTTCTTGGAAAATTTTCCCCTTTCCTATGTAACAGAATGCTTTAGAGAAAAACCACTGaaactaaaaatttaaaccAAATATTAACATTTTTTAGACAGTAGGCATTCCATAGATCAGATAGTACATGAAACACTCAAAATTACCCTAAATCACTCAAATAGCCACAAGATTGATTAACTGATAACATTCTGACACCCAATTACAATAGAAAACTCAGAGAAAGCAAACTGAAATTACAAATTTGACCATTTTGCACTttgagttctgcccttcagagcaacttaaaacatatgatgtaaTACACAAGTCACAAGTAAGAATTACTTCCTAAACAACTAAACAAGACCATATCATCAAAGACGATTTCTGTTAAACAAGAAATGTCAAGATAgagaaaatgcaaaattgataaaaaaaaaaattggaagaattaataaataaatataaaaacaagGTAAATGCAAAATTGATTAGAAAATATGAAGAAAGCAACACTATGTGACAGAAACATTTTAGATATTTCACAGATATAAGATTTCTACATGACAATGTAACTCTTAAAAGGATAAATCACTTGGACGCGACACTAAGATAGAGAAAATCACCAGCTGAAATCCCATTGCGTTTGTTTGTCCGCCAAGTTGGAAGCCACAGCTGCAGCCATCTTTTCTTGCTTCGGTGAAGAACAGTGACGATTGCTTCAAAACCACCGCAACAGCTGTTGTGGCTTCAATGTGGCACTGCGGTTCAAGGGCTAAGCCGTTCAGGGTTAGTAGCAAGCGTCAATTTGTTGCGTCTTCAATCTAAATTTCTGCAGGCTCAACTTTATGGGTGAGCATTCTGTCAGTTGGGTTCTGAA
The sequence above is a segment of the Manihot esculenta cultivar AM560-2 chromosome 5, M.esculenta_v8, whole genome shotgun sequence genome. Coding sequences within it:
- the LOC110614559 gene encoding uncharacterized protein LOC110614559 gives rise to the protein MAAAVASNLADKQTQWDFSCDLEVDFGSEENASIVHAALAVDKELQPDKVKRHMSISGGKLSVHFEAVEARFLRASFSAFTDILTLATKTIEEFGEGK